A single region of the Trueperaceae bacterium genome encodes:
- a CDS encoding glycosyltransferase family 4 protein has product MTGTPPRVAVVHDWLDRYAGSERVLERILGLYPDADLFAVVDFVPGDQRAFLHGKRATTTFVQRM; this is encoded by the coding sequence ATGACCGGCACCCCGCCGCGCGTCGCGGTGGTGCACGACTGGTTGGACCGCTACGCCGGGTCGGAGCGGGTGCTCGAACGCATCCTCGGCCTGTACCCCGATGCGGACCTCTTCGCCGTCGTCGACTTCGTTCCGGGGGACCAACGCGCGTTCCTGCACGGCAAGCGAGCGACGACGACCTTCGTGCAGCGCATGC